A genomic window from Pseudoalteromonas piratica includes:
- the trhP gene encoding prephenate-dependent tRNA uridine(34) hydroxylase TrhP, producing MNKPFVPELLSPAGSLKNMRYAFAYGSDAVYAGQPRYSLRVRNNEFDLDNLALGINEAHDLGKKLYVVSNIAPHNAKVNTYLRDIEPVIEMGPDALIMSDPGLIMLVREKWPDMPIHLSVQANAVNYATVKFWAQQGIERVILSRELSLEEIGQIRELCPETELEVFVHGALCMAYSGRCLLSGYINKRDPNQGTCTNACRWEYDVKPGKETETGDVVHKIDPSKVIPTLGEGAPTNEVFMLEEQGRPGEYMPAFEDEHGTYIMNSKDLRAVQYVDQLIKMGVHSLKIEGRTKSFYYVARTAQVYRKAIDDAIAGKPFDANLMRTLENLAHRGYTEGFLKRHVHQEYQNYEYGHSVSDKQQFVGEVLGRHNNGLVEIDVKNKFCTGHSMELMTPQGNIQFTLDHMENKKGERIDDAKGSGHIVKIPLPEDIDLDKAILLRNLDSDQDTRNPFKKA from the coding sequence ATGAACAAACCTTTTGTGCCTGAATTATTATCACCTGCAGGCAGTCTTAAAAACATGCGATATGCATTCGCTTATGGTTCTGATGCAGTATACGCAGGTCAACCACGTTACAGTTTACGCGTTCGCAATAACGAGTTCGATCTTGATAATTTAGCGCTCGGCATTAATGAAGCACATGATTTAGGTAAAAAATTGTATGTGGTATCAAATATTGCGCCACACAACGCCAAGGTAAATACCTACCTACGTGATATTGAACCGGTTATTGAAATGGGCCCTGATGCCTTGATTATGTCTGATCCTGGTTTAATTATGTTGGTACGTGAAAAGTGGCCAGATATGCCGATTCACCTTTCTGTTCAAGCTAATGCGGTAAACTATGCAACGGTTAAATTCTGGGCGCAGCAAGGAATTGAACGCGTTATTTTATCTCGCGAATTATCACTAGAAGAAATTGGTCAAATTCGTGAGTTATGTCCTGAAACCGAATTAGAAGTGTTTGTTCACGGTGCATTATGCATGGCGTACTCTGGCCGCTGTTTGCTTTCTGGCTACATTAATAAACGTGACCCAAATCAAGGCACCTGCACCAATGCATGTCGTTGGGAATACGATGTAAAACCGGGCAAGGAAACCGAAACAGGTGATGTAGTCCATAAAATTGATCCAAGTAAAGTGATTCCAACATTAGGTGAAGGCGCGCCAACAAACGAAGTATTTATGCTGGAAGAACAAGGTCGACCAGGTGAATATATGCCTGCATTTGAAGATGAGCATGGCACATACATAATGAACTCAAAAGATTTGCGTGCGGTACAGTACGTTGATCAACTGATTAAAATGGGCGTTCATAGCTTAAAAATAGAAGGTCGGACTAAGTCGTTCTACTACGTTGCACGAACGGCGCAGGTTTATCGTAAAGCCATTGATGATGCTATAGCAGGCAAACCGTTTGATGCAAACTTAATGCGCACTTTAGAAAACTTGGCACACCGAGGTTACACTGAAGGCTTCTTAAAGCGCCATGTACACCAAGAGTATCAAAACTACGAATACGGCCACTCAGTTTCAGATAAACAACAATTCGTGGGTGAAGTGTTGGGCCGTCACAATAATGGCTTGGTTGAAATTGATGTGAAAAATAAGTTCTGTACAGGCCATTCAATGGAACTGATGACACCACAGGGCAATATTCAGTTTACCTTAGATCATATGGAAAATAAGAAAGGTGAACGTATTGACGATGCAAAAGGCTCAGGTCATATTGTAAAAATTCCATTGCCGGAAGATATTGACCTTGATAAAGCGATTCTTTTGCGAAATTTAGATTCAGACCAAGATACACGCAACCCTTTTAAAAAGGCGTAA